In Actinoplanes octamycinicus, the genomic window TGCTCAACCCGGACGACGAGGACGAGGAGGAGACCTCCAGCAGCCCGCTGGCCGCCGTCGGCTACACGGTGGTCTGGTACGGCGTGCCGGTGGTGCTCTTCGTCCTCGGGATGCTGCTGCTGAACACCGGCCAGCGCGCGCACGCCCTGCAGACGCTGGCCAACGCCGCCCCCGAGTTCGGCATCTCGCTGGCGCTGAGCATCGTCGTCGCGTTCGGCCTGCGCTTCGCCACCACCGCCTGGAAGTCGGCGAGTGTCGGCCTGGCCGCCGCGGTCGTCGGCGGCGGGCTCGCCACCGTCCTGAGCTCGGCGATCACCGGCAACAGCCTGAGCTGACGCGGCTCCTTCCGCGCCCGCTCGGACCGCCGTCGGCCCCTTTCCGCGCCCGCTCCCACCGCAGCCGGTCTCTTCCGAGCCCGCCCCCACTAGCAGCCGGTCTCTTTCCGAGCCCGCTCCGACCGCCACCGGCCTCTTTCCGAGCCCGCTCCGACCGCCACCGGCCTCTTCCCGCGCCCGCTCCGACCGCCACCGGCCTCTTCCCGCGCCCGCTCCGACCGCCACCGGCCTCTTCCCCGCGCCCGCTCCGACCGCCGCCTCAGCTGACGGTCAGGTCCTGCTGTTCAGCGGTGACCGCGGCCCGATCCGGGTCGGCGGGCAGGGTCACCAGCAGGACCAGCGAGCAGAGCACCAGAAGGTTGCGCAGCAGGAAGTCGTGCGGGGTGACGGCCGGCGTTGCTTCGGCCCCGGTCCAGACCAGGAACGAGACGGTGCCCCAGACCAGCGCCGCGTACAGCGCCGCCAGCGCGCCCCACAGCACGAACCGGCGCCGGGCCGGCCAGCCGCGCGCGTGGAGCAGCAGCAGGATCATCGCCGGGATGAACCAGTAGATGTGGTGCGGCCAGGTGATCGGGCTGACCAGCCCGGAGGTGAGCCCGACCAGGGTGACGCCGACCAGGTCGTGGCCGGCGCGGTGGGCCTTGACGGCGCGGTACAGCCCGGCGACCGTCACGACCGCGACGAGGGCGGCCCAGAGCACCGTGCTCGGCGGCGCCGGCGCGACCAGCCGGGCCAGCAAGCCCTTGATCGATTGGTTGCCGGTGTAGAACGCCTGGCCCACCCGGTCGCTGTCCCACAGCGCGCTGGTCCAGTAGAACCGCGACTCGCGCGGGGCGATCACCGCGGCGAGCAGCGTCGCGACGGCCGCCGAGGCCACCGCGACCCCGAAGGCGCGCCAGCGACGGGTGACCGCCAGATAGACGATGAAGATCGCCGGGATCAGCTTGATCGCCGCGGCCAGCCCGATCCCGACGCCCGCGTACCACCGATGCCGGGACAGGGCGTAGCAGAAGTCGAACATGATCATGGCGATCAGCACCAGGTTGATCTGCCCGAGCGTCAGGTTCTCCCGGATCGGCTCGATGATCAGCAGCGCCGGGACCGCCGCGGCGGTCAGCCACCAGGCCGAACTCCGGGTCGCGGACGGCAGCGCGGTCCGGAAGATCGCGTAGGTGGTCTGGGCGAGCAGCCCGACGGTCGCCACGGTGAACAGGACGGCCACCCAGCCGAACGGCAGCAGGACCATCGGCCACATGACCATCGCGGCGAGCGGCGTGTAGGTGAAGTAGAGGGCGCCCTGGACCGGGTCGGGCCGGGCGTAGTCGTACAGGCTGCGGCCGTCGGCCCACCACGTCAGCGCGTCGTAGTAGATGTGCAGGTCGAAGAAGTGGTGCCGGTTGCCATACCACCCGTAGAAGAGCACGGCGAGCGCCAGCAGAGCCGAGCAGATCACCGCGCGCCGGCGCGACCCCGGAAGACTGTGCCCCAGGTTGCTGATGACTGCGCCCATTCCCCCGTGGACTCAGAGCCGGCCGTCGGATCGGCTCTCGTGCCCGACCAGGGTAAGGGAATCCGGCTCGCGTTCGCCGCTCCGGAATACAGCCTCGTCGATGACGAGGATCACAGGCCACGCACCACCCGAAAAGCACGAACGGCATGCTGGGCGTGAGCCCAACATGCCGTTCGCGGTGGTGCGTGCGACTACTTGGCGGCGACCACGTTCACCGGGAACGTGGCGGTCACCTCGGGGTGCAGCTTGACCTGGACGTTGTACGAGCCCGTGGTCTTGATGTGACCCGGCAGCTCGAGCCGACGACGGTCCAGCGCCGGACCACCGGCGGCCTTGACCGCGTCGACGATCTCGGCCGGGGTGATCGAGCCGAACAGGCGGCCACCGTTGCCGGAGCGCGCGCTCAGCGTGACCTTGAGGCCGGACAGCTGGCCCTTGACCTCGTTGGCCTGGCCCAGGTCACGGATCTCCCGGGCCTCGCGGGCCCGCTTGATCACGACGACCTGCTTCTCAGCGCCCTTGCTCCACGGGATCGCGAAGCCCTGCGGCAGGAGGTAGTTACGGCCGTAGCCGTTCTTCACCTCGACGATGTCGCCGGGGGTGCCGAGGCCCGACACCTCCTGGGTGAGGATGATCTTCATCTCGGTGACCCTCCTCAGCGCGCCGTGGCCGTGTACGGCAGGAGCGCCATCTCGCGGGCGTTCTTGACCGCGCGGGCGATCTGCCGCTGCTGCTGCGAGGTCACCCCGGTGACGCGGCGGGCACGGATCTTGCCGCGGTCGGAGATGAACTTGCGCAGGAGCGCGGTGTCCTTGTAGTCGATGTAGGTGATCCCGTCCTTGTCGAGCGGGTTCACCTTCTTCTTCGGCTTGCGAAGCGCCGCAGCCTTAGCCATTGCTCTTACTCCTGAACTCAAGAAAGCCCGAAGGCTTAGAAGGGAGGCTCGTCGTCGAACGAGGAGTTGTTGCCGCCGCCGGAACGGTTGCCGCCAGCCGGTGCAGCCGTGGCCCAGGGGTCGTCGAAGTCGTTGTTGCCCCGACCTCCACCGCCGCTGGACTGCTGCCGGTTGCCGCCACCACCGAAGTTGCCGCCGCCACCGCCGCCGCCGAAGTTCCCGCCGCCGCCACCGGAGGCGCCGAAGCCACCCCCGCCGCCGCCGGACCGGTTCATCCGCTGCACCTTCGCCGTGGCGTAGCGCAGCGACGGGCCGATCTCGTCGACCTCGAGCTCGATGACGGTGCGCTTCTCTCCCTCTTTGGTGTCGTAGGTGCGCTGGCGCAGCCGGCCCTGCACGATCACCCGGGTGCCGCGGGTCAGCGACTCCGAGACGTGCTCAGCGGCGTCACGCCAGATGCTGCACGACAGGAAGAGTGGCTCGCCGTCCTTCCACTCGTTTGACTGCCGGTCCAGGGTCCGCGGCGTGGAAGCGATGCGGAACGAACAGACCGCCGCTCCCGACGCGGTGAAGCGGATCTCCGGGTCGTTGACCAGGTTGCCAACGACGGTGATTACGGTTT contains:
- a CDS encoding glycosyltransferase 87 family protein; protein product: MGAVISNLGHSLPGSRRRAVICSALLALAVLFYGWYGNRHHFFDLHIYYDALTWWADGRSLYDYARPDPVQGALYFTYTPLAAMVMWPMVLLPFGWVAVLFTVATVGLLAQTTYAIFRTALPSATRSSAWWLTAAAVPALLIIEPIRENLTLGQINLVLIAMIMFDFCYALSRHRWYAGVGIGLAAAIKLIPAIFIVYLAVTRRWRAFGVAVASAAVATLLAAVIAPRESRFYWTSALWDSDRVGQAFYTGNQSIKGLLARLVAPAPPSTVLWAALVAVVTVAGLYRAVKAHRAGHDLVGVTLVGLTSGLVSPITWPHHIYWFIPAMILLLLHARGWPARRRFVLWGALAALYAALVWGTVSFLVWTGAEATPAVTPHDFLLRNLLVLCSLVLLVTLPADPDRAAVTAEQQDLTVS
- the rplI gene encoding 50S ribosomal protein L9 gives rise to the protein MKIILTQEVSGLGTPGDIVEVKNGYGRNYLLPQGFAIPWSKGAEKQVVVIKRAREAREIRDLGQANEVKGQLSGLKVTLSARSGNGGRLFGSITPAEIVDAVKAAGGPALDRRRLELPGHIKTTGSYNVQVKLHPEVTATFPVNVVAAK
- the rpsR gene encoding 30S ribosomal protein S18, translated to MAKAAALRKPKKKVNPLDKDGITYIDYKDTALLRKFISDRGKIRARRVTGVTSQQQRQIARAVKNAREMALLPYTATAR
- a CDS encoding single-stranded DNA-binding protein, producing the protein MAGETVITVVGNLVNDPEIRFTASGAAVCSFRIASTPRTLDRQSNEWKDGEPLFLSCSIWRDAAEHVSESLTRGTRVIVQGRLRQRTYDTKEGEKRTVIELEVDEIGPSLRYATAKVQRMNRSGGGGGGFGASGGGGGNFGGGGGGGNFGGGGNRQQSSGGGGRGNNDFDDPWATAAPAGGNRSGGGNNSSFDDEPPF